A genomic segment from Bacteroidia bacterium encodes:
- a CDS encoding flavin reductase family protein, protein MLRIDPKELKTSRLHGYLLHSIAPRPIAFASTIDAGGHPNLAPFSFFNIFSANPPIAIFSPARSGRTGALKHTHENIREIPEVVINTVNFSMVQQMSLTSTEYPKEVNEFEKAGFTMLPSEKIKPFRVAESPVQMECVVKEVKELGEQGGAGNLIICEIVLIHVNEQVLNEEGMIDQHKIDLVARAGANWYSRSSGNSLFEVDKPLGAPGMGVDKLPASVRNSKILTGNNIGQLGNLPEYPSPADITEFKKTDLFHSLGNGNETSVHLQAKTLLDNGRVKEAWLLLCSCS, encoded by the coding sequence ATGCTCCGGATCGATCCAAAAGAACTAAAAACTTCCCGCTTACACGGTTATCTTCTGCACAGTATTGCCCCGCGTCCGATCGCGTTTGCAAGTACTATAGACGCCGGAGGCCATCCGAATCTTGCCCCGTTCAGCTTCTTTAATATTTTTTCCGCTAACCCTCCGATCGCTATTTTTTCTCCCGCGCGGAGCGGAAGAACCGGTGCGCTCAAGCACACACATGAAAATATAAGAGAAATTCCGGAGGTAGTGATCAATACTGTCAATTTCTCCATGGTTCAGCAAATGAGCCTGACCAGTACAGAATATCCAAAAGAAGTGAATGAATTTGAGAAAGCAGGGTTTACCATGCTTCCCTCCGAAAAGATTAAACCCTTCCGTGTGGCTGAATCGCCCGTACAGATGGAGTGCGTGGTGAAGGAGGTGAAAGAGCTGGGAGAACAGGGCGGTGCAGGAAATCTGATTATTTGTGAAATCGTGCTTATCCACGTAAATGAACAAGTGCTGAATGAAGAAGGAATGATTGATCAGCATAAAATTGATTTGGTGGCCAGGGCCGGGGCAAATTGGTATTCCCGCAGTTCCGGTAACTCGCTTTTTGAAGTTGATAAACCTCTCGGTGCACCCGGAATGGGGGTTGATAAGCTTCCTGCCTCCGTCCGGAACAGTAAGATACTCACCGGAAACAATATCGGACAACTGGGCAATCTCCCGGAATATCCTTCACCTGCTGATATTACTGAATTTAAAAAAACCGATCTTTTTCACTCGTTGGGAAATGGTAACGAAACATCGGTGCATCTTCAGGCAAAAACCCTGCTGGATAATGGCAGGGTAAAGGAGGCCTGGCTTCTGCTCTGCTCCTGCAGCTGA
- a CDS encoding DUF4258 domain-containing protein, with amino-acid sequence MLNKPDQGLFRKIRLYLFGVVLGGIISYFMFIKDRDLSYWTPERQVTGRLKMYAYTYTDKSKCQMQCNNITETVLKSAMDSASVDFKNSETQRKPCPVYSVHTRNGINVRAELCDDSTAHIIELRGTIFEDDTCQCQ; translated from the coding sequence ATGCTTAATAAACCAGACCAGGGACTCTTCCGAAAGATCCGTCTCTACCTCTTTGGAGTAGTGCTGGGAGGAATAATCTCTTATTTTATGTTCATAAAAGACCGGGATCTTTCCTACTGGACACCTGAACGCCAGGTCACAGGCCGGTTGAAAATGTATGCTTATACCTATACGGACAAATCAAAGTGTCAGATGCAGTGCAACAACATCACGGAAACAGTGCTGAAATCGGCCATGGATTCCGCTTCTGTCGACTTTAAAAACAGTGAAACACAGCGCAAACCATGTCCGGTGTATTCCGTTCATACCAGAAACGGAATCAACGTGCGTGCCGAGTTGTGCGACGATAGTACTGCACACATTATTGAATTGAGGGGAACTATTTTTGAAGACGACACCTGCCAATGCCAGTGA
- a CDS encoding peroxiredoxin, which produces MAVLTGKKAPAFKAKAVVNGGEIVDNFSLDQYHGKKYVILFFYPKDFTFVCPTELHAFQAKLTEFEKRNTAIVAVSTDTEQSHWGWLQTSKKMGGIQGVTYPIVADTNKTISANYDVLNGSLKINENGTWEASSELVAYRGLFLIDKNGLVRHQLVNDLPLGRNVDEALRMVDALQFNEENGEVCPADWQKGKEGLKATHDGIADYLSKK; this is translated from the coding sequence ATGGCAGTATTAACAGGAAAAAAGGCGCCGGCTTTCAAAGCCAAGGCCGTCGTAAATGGAGGCGAGATAGTGGACAACTTCTCCCTCGACCAGTATCATGGAAAAAAATATGTGATCCTTTTCTTCTATCCCAAGGATTTCACATTTGTTTGTCCAACCGAATTGCACGCCTTCCAGGCAAAGCTGACGGAATTCGAAAAACGTAACACCGCAATAGTGGCTGTTTCTACAGACACGGAACAGTCACACTGGGGCTGGCTCCAGACCTCCAAGAAAATGGGAGGGATTCAGGGCGTTACCTATCCCATTGTGGCGGATACCAATAAAACGATCTCAGCTAACTACGATGTTCTCAACGGGAGTCTGAAAATCAATGAGAATGGCACCTGGGAAGCGAGCAGTGAACTTGTAGCTTACAGAGGTTTATTCCTCATTGACAAAAACGGACTGGTGCGTCATCAACTGGTGAATGACCTTCCGCTTGGACGCAATGTGGATGAGGCCCTGCGCATGGTAGATGCCCTGCAGTTCAATGAAGAAAATGGTGAAGTTTGCCCGGCCGACTGGCAGAAAGGAAAAGAAGGTCTTAAGGCAACCCATGACGGCATTGCCGATTATCTAAGCAAAAAATAA
- a CDS encoding RluA family pseudouridine synthase: MEPELPQEENSELFEHYRFEADKGQGPERLDRFVMLRIEGASRTRVQTAIENGNVLVNGKPGKSSYKIKPLDLVQVVFPQPPREIELIPQNIPIEILFEDEDLVIVSKAAGMVVHPGYGNYTGTLINALIYHFQHLPVSRTGPEGEIRPGLVHRIDKNTSGLLVIAKNEVAMTRLAKVFFDRDLDRRYVALVWGDVKEDEGTVTGHIGRSLRDRKVMQVFPEGDQGKHAVTHYKVLERFGYVTLVECKLETGRTHQIRVHMKYIGHPVFNDTEYGGDQILKGTTFTKYKQFIQNCFGIMPRHALHARTLSFKHPRTKKELHFEAPLPADMTAVIEKWRVYMKNRPE; the protein is encoded by the coding sequence ATGGAGCCGGAACTGCCACAGGAGGAAAATTCGGAGTTATTCGAACATTACCGTTTTGAAGCGGATAAGGGACAGGGCCCGGAACGATTGGATCGTTTTGTAATGCTCCGGATCGAAGGCGCCTCCCGCACCCGTGTGCAAACGGCCATTGAGAACGGGAATGTGCTCGTGAACGGGAAGCCGGGAAAATCAAGTTATAAAATTAAACCCCTCGATCTGGTACAGGTTGTATTTCCGCAACCTCCGAGGGAAATTGAACTTATTCCCCAGAATATTCCCATTGAGATCCTCTTCGAGGATGAGGACCTGGTGATCGTAAGTAAAGCAGCCGGAATGGTAGTGCATCCGGGTTACGGAAATTATACCGGCACACTGATTAATGCCCTGATCTATCACTTTCAGCATTTGCCGGTATCCCGGACAGGGCCGGAAGGAGAGATCCGGCCGGGGCTGGTGCACCGTATTGATAAGAACACCTCCGGCTTACTGGTGATAGCTAAAAATGAAGTAGCCATGACGCGGCTGGCAAAAGTATTTTTCGACCGGGACCTGGACCGCAGGTATGTGGCTTTGGTTTGGGGGGATGTAAAAGAAGACGAAGGCACAGTTACAGGCCATATCGGCCGTTCGCTGCGAGACAGGAAGGTGATGCAGGTATTTCCGGAAGGTGATCAGGGGAAACATGCCGTAACGCATTACAAAGTGCTCGAGCGTTTTGGCTATGTTACGCTCGTAGAGTGCAAACTTGAAACGGGGCGCACCCACCAGATTAGGGTACATATGAAATACATCGGTCATCCTGTTTTTAACGACACGGAATACGGCGGAGACCAGATCCTGAAGGGAACCACTTTTACAAAATACAAGCAGTTTATTCAGAATTGTTTCGGAATTATGCCCCGACATGCGCTGCATGCACGTACACTCAGTTTTAAGCATCCGCGAACAAAAAAGGAGCTTCATTTTGAAGCTCCTCTTCCGGCAGATATGACGGCAGTAATTGAAAAATGGCGGGTCTATATGAAAAACCGTCCCGAATAA
- a CDS encoding PASTA domain-containing protein: protein MKEWLRFLYSRRFLKHLGLTAGIIGLSVFLVFWWLSAYTDHDEYYSVPDFSGIELKELDRFVDDKNVRFRIIDSVYDAKAPGGTVLRQEPLAGTQVKYNRMIYLYVVATVPQQVNMPNLVDASPRQAVALLESYGLRLKRTVKKPGQSAVLAQLYKGKPIVPGTPLPKGSEIELWIGKGEDGETSGVPCVTGMRMEDAVNEITAAGLAVGAIVCRECKTAGDSAAALVFRQSPGCTGENNVVSSGTSVDIFLTLEGKQIKHDSIPPKEVNKPKEDKKGKGR from the coding sequence ATGAAAGAGTGGCTGAGATTCCTATACAGCAGGCGTTTCCTGAAGCACCTGGGCCTGACAGCCGGTATTATCGGCCTGTCTGTTTTTCTGGTGTTCTGGTGGCTCAGCGCATATACAGATCACGATGAGTATTATAGCGTGCCGGATTTCAGTGGTATTGAGCTGAAGGAACTGGATCGTTTCGTAGACGACAAAAATGTAAGATTCAGGATTATTGACTCAGTATATGATGCAAAAGCACCGGGCGGTACTGTTCTGCGGCAGGAACCCCTGGCGGGAACGCAGGTGAAGTACAATAGAATGATCTATCTCTACGTTGTAGCCACAGTTCCGCAGCAGGTGAATATGCCCAATCTCGTGGACGCCTCTCCACGGCAGGCAGTTGCCCTTCTGGAATCATACGGTCTGAGATTGAAGCGAACCGTTAAGAAGCCGGGCCAAAGTGCGGTACTGGCACAGTTGTATAAAGGGAAACCCATTGTACCGGGTACGCCTCTTCCCAAGGGCTCTGAGATAGAGCTTTGGATTGGAAAAGGAGAAGATGGTGAAACATCAGGAGTTCCCTGTGTTACGGGAATGAGAATGGAGGATGCGGTGAATGAGATTACGGCGGCAGGTTTGGCTGTTGGAGCTATCGTGTGCAGGGAATGTAAAACAGCCGGTGATTCGGCGGCCGCCCTGGTGTTCCGCCAAAGCCCCGGATGTACCGGGGAAAACAACGTGGTAAGCAGCGGCACAAGTGTGGATATATTCTTAACTTTGGAAGGAAAGCAGATTAAACATGATTCAATACCCCCGAAGGAAGTTAACAAACCTAAAGAGGACAAAAAGGGTAAGGGCAGGTAG
- the tsaE gene encoding tRNA (adenosine(37)-N6)-threonylcarbamoyltransferase complex ATPase subunit type 1 TsaE: protein MNSYLMPTAEDAERIAGVLLQTFPGRRIWLLQGDMGAGKTTLIKGFCKALGVTGSTGSPTFSIVNEYLTPEGKRICHFDFYRLKNETEALDIGAEEYFYSGDYCFIEWPERIPALIPEESVAVKIETLDAVRRLSAGAPEEILSL from the coding sequence ATGAATTCGTATCTTATGCCCACCGCGGAGGACGCGGAACGTATCGCCGGAGTACTGCTTCAAACATTTCCCGGCAGGCGAATCTGGCTACTGCAGGGTGATATGGGTGCCGGTAAAACCACCTTAATCAAGGGGTTTTGCAAAGCCCTCGGTGTTACAGGCTCCACCGGCAGTCCCACCTTTTCCATCGTAAACGAATACCTCACCCCCGAAGGAAAACGGATCTGTCATTTCGATTTTTATCGCCTGAAGAACGAAACAGAAGCCCTGGATATAGGTGCTGAGGAGTATTTTTACAGTGGCGATTATTGTTTCATAGAATGGCCGGAGAGGATTCCTGCCCTGATTCCGGAGGAGTCGGTTGCAGTGAAAATTGAAACCCTGGACGCCGTACGCCGCTTAAGCGCCGGGGCACCGGAAGAAATTCTCTCTTTGTAG
- a CDS encoding alanine dehydrogenase, whose product MSVKGSKEVLQSLSKGVLMPQEEMLEVARKKGALFIGIPRETSFQENRVSLVPDAVALLVNNGHRVVVETGAGKNCNFQDHDYSEAGADIAYSTEDVYKANIIIKVAPPSPAEVDYLQPRQTLLSALQLTIQPENFVKHLMAKKITAIAFDWIRDQDGIYPVIRSMGEIAGGTAVLVAAEYLSNANSGQGAILGGISGISPTEVIILGAGTVGEFATRAALGLGAQVKVFDNSVYKLRRMQSSLGTRVWTSIIQPKVLAKHLKTADVVIGAIRSKEGRTPCVVTEAMVSEMKAGSVLVDVSIDQGGCFETSKPTTHTNPVFRKHGVIHYCVPNIPSRVARTASYAFSTIFTPILLDIGEKGGVERLLKYNIGVRNGVYIYNGMLTNKYLGEIFNIPSTDLDLLMSAL is encoded by the coding sequence ATGTCAGTCAAAGGCTCTAAAGAAGTACTTCAGTCCCTGTCCAAAGGCGTTCTGATGCCCCAGGAAGAGATGCTGGAAGTAGCCAGAAAAAAAGGCGCTCTTTTTATTGGTATTCCGCGGGAAACCTCCTTTCAGGAAAACCGGGTATCGCTGGTACCGGATGCGGTGGCACTTTTGGTAAACAACGGTCATCGCGTGGTGGTTGAAACAGGGGCCGGCAAAAATTGTAATTTTCAGGATCACGATTACTCGGAAGCGGGAGCCGACATTGCTTATAGTACTGAAGACGTTTACAAAGCGAATATCATCATCAAAGTAGCTCCGCCCTCTCCCGCAGAAGTGGACTACCTGCAACCCCGGCAGACCCTCTTATCCGCATTGCAGCTCACCATCCAGCCTGAAAATTTTGTAAAACACCTGATGGCTAAAAAGATCACAGCCATCGCATTCGACTGGATACGTGATCAGGACGGCATTTATCCTGTAATTCGTTCGATGGGAGAAATCGCAGGGGGAACTGCCGTGCTGGTAGCTGCGGAATATCTCAGCAACGCGAATTCGGGCCAGGGAGCAATTCTGGGTGGGATATCCGGCATATCTCCCACGGAGGTAATTATTCTCGGTGCCGGAACGGTAGGAGAATTTGCCACCAGGGCCGCACTCGGCCTCGGCGCTCAGGTGAAAGTATTTGACAATTCGGTGTATAAGCTTCGCCGCATGCAAAGTTCGCTCGGTACCAGGGTTTGGACTTCCATTATTCAGCCTAAAGTGCTGGCGAAACACCTCAAGACCGCCGACGTGGTCATTGGCGCCATCCGTTCGAAGGAAGGACGCACGCCGTGTGTGGTTACCGAGGCCATGGTCAGTGAAATGAAAGCCGGTTCCGTATTGGTAGATGTGAGTATTGATCAGGGCGGTTGTTTTGAAACATCCAAGCCCACCACCCATACCAATCCTGTGTTCCGGAAGCATGGTGTGATTCATTATTGCGTTCCCAATATTCCCTCCCGCGTTGCGCGAACTGCCTCGTACGCATTCAGCACCATTTTTACCCCCATTCTTCTCGACATCGGTGAAAAAGGCGGAGTAGAACGACTGCTGAAGTACAATATCGGAGTCAGAAACGGTGTGTACATTTATAATGGAATGCTCACCAACAAATACCTTGGAGAAATCTTTAATATCCCATCAACAGACCTTGATCTGCTGATGTCTGCCCTGTAA
- a CDS encoding T9SS type A sorting domain-containing protein, with amino-acid sequence MSPGDTLSLPFSDDFSYPDIYPKSAYWIDSNVFVNRDFPVAPVTLGVATFDGVSKSGCPYDTVSTNFTPLRCDSLTSKPIDLSYQQTDGVYLSFYYQAQGRGEEPETGDSLLLQFRSPVAGWTTVWGADGYSLTSGDTSFRRVMLPITDTTWLKSGFQFRFLNLGSRQGNVDMWHLDYVYLNDQRSAADTLLKDISFVYSANSFLTKYKSMPWNQYITTEMTASVYNLIRNNDSVMKNTTYEYRVYDQTMTQINTTYSGAGNINPFLTAGYTNCTVPSPCPNILQPNVSTSPANFNFPSMSDNTTYTIEHRITASPNLIAANDTLRYRQVFSNYYAYDDGTAEHAYGLSVIGAKLAYKFTLNQADTIRAVDMYFNWMPNGLTNPPSNSVTQRAFRITIWNDQNGQPNSIVYQDSVVTPGYHYEEHNDWGNLSNHFYRYSLTSPVLLSGTFYVGWVQYTDDLLNIGFDENTNNSSKIFYNTSGSWTNTTFSGSLMIRPVFGTPAEAAAGESEISTDGGIRVYPNPSTGSVMFDFSGSEEYSVRLADISGRMLRCGTLRSGQSWDVSDLANGVYLLLFNNSAGQHSTIRLILQK; translated from the coding sequence ATGTCGCCAGGAGATACCCTGAGCCTGCCTTTTTCAGATGATTTTTCCTATCCGGATATTTATCCGAAATCAGCTTACTGGATCGATTCCAATGTGTTTGTGAACAGAGATTTTCCCGTGGCACCTGTGACCCTTGGCGTTGCTACGTTCGATGGGGTCAGCAAGAGCGGTTGCCCATACGATACTGTTTCTACTAATTTTACCCCCCTGCGTTGCGATTCTCTTACCTCCAAACCGATTGATCTTTCCTACCAGCAAACAGACGGAGTGTATCTTAGTTTTTATTACCAGGCGCAGGGAAGGGGCGAAGAACCGGAGACGGGCGATTCGCTTCTGCTGCAATTCCGCTCACCCGTGGCAGGCTGGACAACCGTGTGGGGTGCCGATGGATACAGCCTCACCTCCGGTGATACTTCTTTTCGCCGCGTAATGCTGCCCATCACTGATACCACCTGGCTGAAATCAGGGTTCCAGTTCCGCTTTCTGAATTTAGGTTCCCGGCAGGGTAATGTAGATATGTGGCACCTGGATTATGTTTACCTGAACGATCAGCGCTCAGCGGCGGATACGCTGTTAAAAGACATCTCTTTTGTTTATTCCGCCAATTCTTTTCTTACTAAGTATAAGTCCATGCCCTGGAATCAGTACATCACCACGGAAATGACCGCATCGGTATACAACCTGATCCGGAATAATGATTCCGTGATGAAAAATACAACGTACGAATACCGCGTATACGATCAAACGATGACTCAGATCAATACCACTTACAGCGGAGCAGGTAATATTAACCCGTTTCTTACTGCAGGATATACTAACTGTACCGTTCCAAGTCCCTGCCCGAACATTCTGCAACCCAACGTGTCTACTTCCCCGGCTAATTTCAACTTCCCTTCCATGTCGGATAACACTACCTATACCATTGAACACCGCATTACCGCAAGTCCGAACCTGATCGCAGCGAACGATACCCTGCGTTACAGACAGGTTTTTTCCAATTATTACGCTTACGACGACGGAACAGCAGAACATGCTTACGGACTGAGTGTGATTGGAGCAAAGCTCGCGTACAAATTCACTCTGAACCAGGCCGACACCATTCGCGCGGTGGACATGTATTTTAACTGGATGCCAAACGGACTCACCAATCCACCTTCGAATTCCGTAACGCAGCGTGCATTTCGTATCACAATCTGGAACGATCAAAACGGGCAGCCCAACAGCATAGTGTATCAGGATTCGGTTGTAACGCCGGGCTATCACTATGAAGAGCATAATGACTGGGGAAATCTCAGTAATCATTTCTACCGTTATTCCCTGACATCTCCCGTACTTTTGTCGGGAACATTTTATGTGGGATGGGTTCAGTACACGGACGACCTGCTGAACATCGGATTTGACGAAAACACGAATAACAGCAGCAAAATATTCTACAATACCAGCGGCAGCTGGACGAATACTACATTCAGTGGCTCGCTGATGATCCGTCCGGTGTTCGGAACTCCGGCAGAAGCTGCCGCGGGAGAAAGCGAAATCAGTACCGACGGCGGGATCCGTGTTTATCCGAATCCCTCCACCGGAAGTGTTATGTTTGATTTCTCCGGTAGTGAAGAATATTCTGTCCGGCTGGCGGATATAAGCGGACGCATGCTTCGCTGCGGCACCCTTCGCAGCGGGCAAAGCTGGGATGTTTCAGATCTGGCGAACGGGGTGTACCTTTTGTTGTTCAACAATAGCGCCGGACAGCATTCGACGATACGATTGATCCTGCAGAAGTAA
- a CDS encoding redoxin domain-containing protein, with translation MNITVGSPAPDFNLPDTEKNMHSLNARKGKNVVLLFFPAAFTGVCTKEMCQTRDELTFYNSMNAEVLGISVDMHFSLAKFRESEKINFPLLSDFNKEAAKAYGVLFDQFAGVYNGVAKRASFVIDKNGTVRFAEILPSPGDFPSFDKIKATLEGLK, from the coding sequence ATGAACATTACTGTAGGATCCCCCGCGCCGGATTTCAATCTTCCGGACACAGAAAAAAACATGCACAGCCTGAATGCACGGAAAGGAAAGAACGTAGTTCTTCTGTTCTTTCCTGCTGCCTTCACAGGCGTATGTACAAAGGAAATGTGCCAGACCCGCGATGAACTGACTTTTTACAACAGCATGAACGCCGAAGTACTCGGCATCTCCGTTGATATGCACTTTTCACTTGCAAAATTCAGAGAATCGGAAAAAATCAACTTCCCTCTTCTGAGTGATTTTAACAAGGAAGCTGCAAAAGCATACGGCGTTCTGTTCGATCAGTTCGCCGGGGTATATAACGGCGTCGCCAAACGTGCTTCTTTTGTCATTGACAAAAACGGTACCGTACGTTTTGCGGAAATCCTCCCCAGTCCGGGCGATTTCCCAAGCTTTGATAAGATCAAAGCTACGCTGGAGGGGTTGAAATAG